The Methanothrix sp. region GAAATGCTGCCTCCAGGTCATTGATATCATATTCATGCCCCCACGAGAGCGGGCTTTCAGAGGGCTTCTGCGAGTCTGGGATCTGATCTGACCTGTGTTTATAGTTGCGCAAAGAGGTCTGCTGACAGCTGGCATCAGGCGTGATGGATGCATTTCTAGTATTTAGATTTGAAGATATCCGGCGTCTGGTCCATTAGGGGCGCATTGACCGCTGCATTCACTGACCGATCTATTCGCAGACGCTCTCCATAATGCCTCTCCCAGATCCCTGTACATCCTGGAGAGCGCATCTCCCGCTGTTATCGCCATTGCCCCGTGCTCGCCGGAGACTATCACAAGCACATCGCCTCTGTCAGGTATCATCGCGCAGATCCCCTTCTCCCTCCAGGGATGGAATCTCCGCTCGGCACCAGGGATGTCCCAGACAGCTGTATCTCGAGGACATACAGCCCTGATCGATACGCCACGATCCAGCATATTTCTTACGAATTCATTCACATGCAGGAATATGTTGTACAGATCCCCCATGCTCTCGAGAAGAGAGGGGTTGATTATGAGAAGATCCCGCTCTGCTCTTGATAGCACCTCAATAACCTTCTCGTACACCCTGCCGGCTCCCTGATGCACCCAGATCCCTATCTCCTCCTCCCCGCGCCCGAAACTGTCGGAAGAGTACACCTCCTCCAGCGCGTGCAGCGCAGCCTCTGCATCGGTCATGAAGCTGCTCTTCAGCCGCTCGAGCGCTGCAGCGGGATCCGCAACCCTGTACCTCATGGGCTTAGACGGCTGGACCTCCACTATGCCCCTCATCACAAGCCTTTTCAGAGCGCCATATACTGCAGGCCTAGGTATTCCGGAGATCTGATGGATCTCAGAGGCTATCCCTGCCTTGAGCCTGGTAAGTGCTGTGTAAACTCTGGCCTCATACTCTGTGAGCCCGAGGTCACGCAGAGCCTTGATCGCATTCTTCTCCGACATTCAGTATGTATCTTTGATAGAAGGTTTTATATGTCTTTCTGTAAAGTAACAGTATGGTCGTTATGGCATTAAATACAATAGACAGGGATGTGGCTTCCGTCTGTCCGGTGTGTCTCAGGACTGTAAGTGCGCGCATATTCCAGCGGGAGCAGGCAGTCATGATTCGGAAGTCCTGTCCGGAGCATGGAGAGTTCGAGGATGTCTATTGGTCAGATGCCGAGCTTTACAGAAGGTTTATGAGATATATCGAGACCGGCAGAAGCATAGAGAACTCCCTCACAAAGGGAGACTGCCCGTTCAGCTGCGGTCTCTGCGATAACCACAAAACCTCAACGCTTCTCGCAAACATAGATGTTACGACAAGATGCAACCTCGCATGCCCGATATGCTTTGCAGATGCATCCCCCAAACGGGTCTACGAGCCCACTATGGAGCAGATCGAGCGCATGCTGAGGATCCTGCGGGAGGAGCGTCCGGTCTCTTGCTATGCTGTGCAGTTCTCAGGTGGAGAACCCACAGTGCGCGATGATCTTCCGGAGATGGTGGCTCTCGCCAGGAGCATGGGCTTCACGCAGATCCAGATCGCCACGAACGGACTGAGGCTCGCAGCATCTCCCGACCTGGCGCAACGGCTCAGCGAGGCAGGACTGAGCACGGTCTATCTGCAGTTCGATGGGGTGGATGCAGGTCCGTATATCAAAATGAGGGGCAGGGATCTGCTCGGCATGAAGATCCGCGCGATAGAGTCCTGCAGAAGAGGGGGGCTGAAGAGTGTAGTTCTGGTCCCAACGGTTGCGAAAGGAGTGAACGACTTCCAGTTAGGCGAGATCATCAGATTCGCGAGCCGCAATCTGGATGTCATCCGCGGGGTCAACATGCAGCCTATATCCTTTGCGGGGAGGGTCGAGGAGGCAGAGCGAAAATCAAACAGGATCACGATACCCGACCTGATAAGATCGATAGAGGAGCAGACTGAGGGGCAGATCTCCAGGGATGACTTCTATCCGGTTCCTTTCGTCGCTCCAGTCTCGAAGGTTGTGGAGGCACTGACCAACGAGCCGAAGCTGGTCTTCACAGTCCATCCATGCTGCGGTGCAGCAACCTATGTCTACTGCGAGGACGAGAGGCTGATGCCCATAACGAGGTTTGTGGATGTGGAGGGCCTTATGGAGAGGCTCACTGAGATACTCCAGGAGTACAACGGGTCAAAGATATCGAGGCTCAGAATGCAGGCGGCACTCCTGAAGGATCTCCCCGGGTTTATAGATGAGAGCAGAGCCCCAAAGGATCTGCAGATCACAAAGCTCCTGATGAATGTTCTGAGGACGGGCACGTTCGACTCCCTGAGGGAGTTCCACTCCAGAAACCTGTTCATAGGTGCCATGCACTTCCAGGATCTGTACAACCTGGACCTGGAGCGGGTGAG contains the following coding sequences:
- a CDS encoding radical SAM protein produces the protein MVVMALNTIDRDVASVCPVCLRTVSARIFQREQAVMIRKSCPEHGEFEDVYWSDAELYRRFMRYIETGRSIENSLTKGDCPFSCGLCDNHKTSTLLANIDVTTRCNLACPICFADASPKRVYEPTMEQIERMLRILREERPVSCYAVQFSGGEPTVRDDLPEMVALARSMGFTQIQIATNGLRLAASPDLAQRLSEAGLSTVYLQFDGVDAGPYIKMRGRDLLGMKIRAIESCRRGGLKSVVLVPTVAKGVNDFQLGEIIRFASRNLDVIRGVNMQPISFAGRVEEAERKSNRITIPDLIRSIEEQTEGQISRDDFYPVPFVAPVSKVVEALTNEPKLVFTVHPCCGAATYVYCEDERLMPITRFVDVEGLMERLTEILQEYNGSKISRLRMQAALLKDLPGFIDESRAPKDLQITKLLMNVLRTGTFDSLREFHSRNLFIGAMHFQDLYNLDLERVSRCGIHYATPDGRIIPFCTYNTIHRSEVENRYSIAEACAPAQRVGVPPVM
- a CDS encoding helix-turn-helix domain-containing protein, coding for MSEKNAIKALRDLGLTEYEARVYTALTRLKAGIASEIHQISGIPRPAVYGALKRLVMRGIVEVQPSKPMRYRVADPAAALERLKSSFMTDAEAALHALEEVYSSDSFGRGEEEIGIWVHQGAGRVYEKVIEVLSRAERDLLIINPSLLESMGDLYNIFLHVNEFVRNMLDRGVSIRAVCPRDTAVWDIPGAERRFHPWREKGICAMIPDRGDVLVIVSGEHGAMAITAGDALSRMYRDLGEALWRASANRSVSECSGQCAPNGPDAGYLQI